The nucleotide sequence GCCGCTGATGCGTCGCGCCATGTCGGCGAGGTTGAGCTGACGCCGAGCCCAATGGCGACGCCAAAGCTTATCAAGATGAAGGACAACGCCGCGGCAGCGAATGCGCCTGCGACGATCGAACTCCATTGAACGCCCCAGCGGTCCTCGCCCGCCTGCACCCGACTTTCAATGACGTCTTCCTGCACGAGAGCTTCGATGGCCATGTTCAGCTCTCTCAACGCAGGCCGAACAACGACAAGATCGCCATGATCACGACGATCAAGCCGACGAGATAGATCAGTCCGTTCATAGTCCGTCCTCCTCAATGTTCTCCTGCGCGCTAATGAGGCAGACGGCGGAACGTTCCTATTTCGGCGGCCGAACGGAACGAACCCGCAGGATGCGAATTGTCTCCCCAAGTCCCAAGGGTGAAGATTGTGAGCACGAAGGCCTCAGCCGGTTAGCCCGGGCTGGGGCCTTTTCGTGTCCGACTGCGACGTTGAGTTCCCCACACGTAACACTATTGCGGGTCGACACTGTTCCCGCCGCCATGCTACCGCAGGCGGATCAGGAGACCTCGTGACTTCGATCCGCCACCCCAGCAGAATTCGCGTCTCGCGCAACTGGCGCGGGCTGGTGGCTGCGCTGGTGGCAACCATGTACCTGCTGTCGGGCCTGCTCCATGGCGCGCACGACATCGACGTCACCAGCCCCTCCGGCGGCTCGGAGATTTCGTTGATCCTCGACGACGGGTCCGCCGACCACGGCCATCACAAGGCCCCCGGCGGCCATCATTGCCATGGTTGTTTTTCGGTCGCTGTCGCGCAGCCGGTGCTGTCCGAAACTATCGCCGACATCCTTGCCGCACCGGTCCCGCAGCAGCAGCCGACGCTCGACGGCATCGCGCCCGACACGACGTCCCCGCCTCCCAAAGATCTGACCTGAACCGATCAGCCGGGTGCCCGTGCACCCACGATGCTATTGTTCACAGGTCATCTTCATGTCTTGCAGACGGACTGCCGCGCGCCTCGCATGCGCGTTGGCGATTTTCGTTGGCCCCTCGCTGACGCAGCAGGCGCACGCCCAGAGCCTGACCATGCGCGCGGCGCTGTCGCGCGCGCTGGCCGCGAGCCCGCGCCTGACCGCGGCGGAGCGCGATGTCGGCATCGCCACCGGTCAGCGCATCCAGGCCGGCGCCCTGCTCAATCCGGAACTGTCCTATGAGCAGGACAATTCGTTCGGCTCCGGCAATTATCGCGGCACGCGATCGGCCGAGACCACGGTTCAGATCAGCCAGGCCTTCGAGCTGTTCGGCAAGCGCGATGCGCGGATCGCCGCGGGCGCGGCCGGCATCGAGGTCGCCGCGATCCAGCGCAAGGCCGTCAGGCTCGAGGTGCTGTCGGAGACGGCGATCGCCTTTCTCAGCGTGCTCAGCGCGCAGCGGCGCATCCAGATCCTGGACGAGCAGATCGCCGCGATCGACCGGCTGACGCCGCTCTTGCGCCGCCGCGTCGAGGCCGGCGCCTCCTCGCCGGCCGAGACCGGCCGTGCCGAGGTCGCATCCGCGCTGGTGAAGGCCGACCGCGAGCGTTTCAAAGCGACGCTGGCGAGCGCCCGCCGCGAGCTTGCCGTGCTGATGGGCGATCCCGCGGCAAAATTTGGCGAGGTCTCCGGCCGGCTCGACACGACCGGACGGACGCCGACGTTCCAGTCGGTCGTCGCCGCCATCGATGCCAATCCGCAGCTGGTGCGCTGGACCGCCATCTATGCCCAGCGCAATGCCGAGCTGCTTATGGCGCGCCTCCGGCCCTATCCGGACGTACGGATCGCGGCCGGCTGGCGTCACTTCAACGAGACAAATGACGACGCCGCGCGCCTGACCGTCTCGGTCCCGATCCCGGTGTTCGACCAGAACCAGGGCAACATCCTCTCGGCGCAGGAAAGCCTCGCCAAGACCAGGGCCGAGCGCGAGGCCAACCGCAACACACTGATCGTGGTTGCGGGGCGCGCCTACGACTCGCTCCAGGGCTCGCTGCGCGAACTCGCGGTGCTGCGCGAGACCGCGATTCCCAAGGCGACGGAAGCATCGGAAGCGATCGCACAGGGCTACGGCCAGGGCCGCTTCACCCTGCTCGAAGTGCTCGACGCCCAGGCGAGCGTCACCCAGGCCCGCCTGCGCGAGCAGGAGGCGCTCCAGAACTTCCATGCGGGGGTGGCCACCATCGAAGGCCTCGTCGGCAATCCCTTCACGCTGGCCCGGGAGAGTGCACGATGAAGACATCCTCCACCATCCTCATTGCCATCGTTGCCGCCGCGCTCGGCGCCTACGGCACGTCCCTGCTCGCGCCGGCCAAGGTCACGCACACCGAGCATGCCGAGCATTCCGAGAAGAAGCCGAACGACCATGTCGAGCAGGACGAGCACGGCGCCGACCGCATCCGCATCTCCGACGTCAAGCTCGCGGCCGCCGGCGTGGTGCTGGCGGAGGCCGCGAGCGCCACGCTGACCGACACGCTGTCGTTCAACGGCATCCTGCGCGCCAACCAGGAGGCCGTGGTGCAGGTGACGCCGCGCTTTCCGGGCCTCGCAAAATCGATCCTGAAGCGCATCGGCGACAAGGTCGGCAAGGACGATCTGCTGGCCGCGATCGAGAGCAACCAGAGCCTCACCATCTACGAGCTCAAGGCCCCGATCGCCGGCACCATCATCGAGCGGCAGATCTCGCTCGGCGAATACGCTTCCGAGCAGAAGCCGGCCTTCGTCGTCGCCGACCTCTCGACCATCTGGGTGGATCTGTCGATCTACCGGCAGGACCTCCGGCGCGTGCGCCTCAACGACGAGGTGCTGATCGATCCCGACGACGGCCGCGGCGAGATCAAGGGCACGATCTCCTACATGGCGCCGATCGGCTCGAGCGAGACCCAGACCGCGCTGGCGCGCGTGGTGCTGCCCAATCCCGACGGGCGCTTGCGCCCCGGCCTGTTCGTCACCGCGCGGCTGATCCTCGCCGCACGCAACGTCGCGGTTGCGGTGCGCAAGAGCGCGATCCAGACGCTGGAGAACAGGACCATCGTGTTCGTGCGCGAGGACGGTGACAAGATCGAGGCGCGTCCCGTCGAGCTCGGGGATTCCGATCCGCGCCATGTCGAGATCAAGGCGGGTCTTTCCGCCGGCGAGCATTACGTCGCGGAGAACAGCTTCGTCGTGAAGGCGGAGATGGGCAAGGGCGAGGCCGAGCATGATTGAGCGTCTCATCGCCGTCTCGCTGCAGCAACGCTGGCTGGTGCTCGTCCTCGCGCTCGGCGCCGTCGCGCTCGGGGCGTGGAATTTCCAGCGGCTTCCGATCGATGCCGTCCCTGACATCACCAATGTCCAGGTCCAGATCAACACCCGTGTGCCCGGCTACTCGCCGCTGGAGACCGAGCAGCGCATCACCTTCCCCGTCGAGACCGCGATGGGCGGCCTGCCCAAGCTCGACTACACCCGCTCGCTGTCGCGCTATGGCCTCAGCCAGGTGACGGTCGTGTTCAAGGACGGCACCGACATCTACTTCGCCCGCCAGCTCGTGGGTGAGCGCATCCAGCAGGTGAAGGACCAGCTTCCGGCCGGCGTCGAGGTCGCGATGGGTCCGGTCTCGACCGGGCTCGGCGAAATCTTCATGTACACCGTCGAGGCCAAGGCGGGCGCGAAGACGCAAGCCGGCCGTGACTATTCGCTGACGGACCTGCGCACCGTGCAGGACTGGATCATCCGGCCGCAGCTTCGCAACGTCCCGGGCGTGATCGAGGTCAACACGATCGGCGGCTTCGAGCGCCAATTCCACGTGCTGCCCGATCCCGGCAAGCTGATGGCCTACCGGCTCGGCTTCCGCGACGTCATGACGGCGCTCGCCGCCAACAACGCCAATGTCGGCGCCGGCTATATCGAGCGCAACGGCGAGCAATATCTGGTTCGCTCGCCGGGCCAGGTCGGCAACCTCAGTGAGATCCAGGATATCGTGATCGGCTCGCGCGGCGGCAATCCCGTCAGGATCCGGGATGTCGCCACCGTCACCGAAGGCCGTGACCTGCGCACGGGAGCGGCGACGCGCGACGGCGAGGAAACCGTGCTCGGCACCGCCATGCTGCTGATCGGCGAGAACAGCCGCACGGTGGCGCGCCGTGTCGCGGCCCGCCTCGAGGACATTGCCAAATCGCTGCCCGACGGCGTCGTGACGCGGACGGTCTACGACCGCACCGATCTGGTCGAAGCCACCATCCGCACGGTCGAGAACAACCTGCTGGAAGGCGCCGCCCTGGTCGTGGCCGTGCTGTTCCTGATCCTCGGCAACATCCGCGCCGCTCTCGTGGTGGCCTGCGTCATTCCGCTGTCCATGGCCATGACCATCACCGGCATGGTGGAGACCAAGGTCAGCGCCAATCTGATGAGCCTCGGCGCGATCGACTTCGGCATCATCGTCGACGGCGCCGTGATCATCGTCGAGAACTGCCTGCGCATGCTTGCCGTGGCCCAGCGCGAGAAAGGCGGGCTACTCACCCTCTCCGAACGGCTGCGCGCGATCCTGCGCGGATCGAGCGAGGTCATCAAGCCGAGCCTGTTCGGAACGCTGATCATCGCGGTGGTCTACCTGCCCGTGCTGACGCTGACCGGCGTCGAAGGCAAGATGTTCACGCCGATGGCGCTGACCGTGCTGATGGCGCTGGGCGCCGCCGTCCTGTTCTCCATCACCTTCGTGCCGGCGGCGGTCGCTATCTTCGTCACCGGCAAGGTGTCGGAACACGAAAACCTGTTCATGCGGATGGCGAAGCGCGCCTATCTTCCCCTGCTACGCTTTGCCATCGACAACCGCGGCGCGGTCGCCATCATGGCTGCCGTCATCGTGGTTGCGAGCGGCATCGCGGCGTCGCGCATGGGCGGCGAGTTCATTCCGAGCCTCGACGAAGGCGACGTCGCGCTGGCCTCGATCCGGATTCCCGGCACCAGCCTCTCCCAGTCGCTGGATCTCCAGAAGGCGCTGGAAAAGCGCATCACGCAGATTCCGGAGGTGAAGGAGTTCTTCACCCGCATCGGCACCGCCGAGGTCGCGACCGATCCGATGTCGCCGGCGCAGACCGACGGCTACATCATGCTGAAGCCGCGCGCCGAATGGCCCGACCCGGATAGGCCGAAATCGGAGGTGATCGAGGCCATCGACAAGGCCGCCGACGACATTCCCGGCAGCGCCTATGAACTCTCCCAGCCGGTCCAGTTTCGCGTCAACGAGCTGATCTCGGGCGTGCGCAGCGACGTCGGCATCAAGGTGTTCGGCGACGACCTCGACATCCTCCAGGGCGCGGCCAGGCAGGTCGAGGCCGCGATCCGCGGCATCCGCGGCGCCAGCGACGTCAAGATCGAGCAGGTCTCGGGCCTGCCGATCCTCACCGTCCGCCTCGACCGCCAGGCGCTTGCGCGCTACGGCCTCAGCGTCGGCGAGGTGCAGGGCATCGTCGAGATCGCGGTCGGCGGCAAGTCAGCCGGCAAGCTGTTCGAGGGCGACCGCCGCTTCGACATCGTCGTCCGCCTGCCGGAGCACCTGCGCGGCAATCTCGACGCGATCCGGGCCATCCCGATCCCGCTGCCGCCGAGCGAGGACGCCAGCGCGCCGATCCGCACGGCGCTGGCCGGCTCCCCCCTCGCCCAGATGCGCTATGTGCCGCTGTCGTCGGTCGCGACCGTCGATGCGACACCCGGCCCCAACCAGATCAGCCGCGAGAACGGCAAGCGGCGCATCGTCGTCACCACCAATGTCCGGGCGCGCGATCTCGGCTCCTTCGTGAGCGAGGCGGAAGCTGCCGTCGCCGAGAAGGTCAAGCTGCCGCCGGGCTACTGGATCGGCTGGGGTGGACAGTTCGAGCAGCTGGTCTCCGCGACCAAGCGGCTGACGATCGTGGTGCCGGTGGCGCTGCTGCTGGTGTTCTTGCTGCTGTTCATGGGCATGGGATCGATGGCGGATGCGGCGCTGGTGTTCTCCGGCGTGCCGCTGGCCCTGACCGGCGGCATCGCGGCGCTCCTGCTGCGCGGTATTCCGTTGTCGATCAGCGCCGGCGTCGGCTTCATCGCGCTGTCCGGCGTCGCCGTGCTCAACGGCCTCGTCATCATCGCCTTCATCGAGCGGCTGCGCAGCGAGGGGCGATCTGTTGCGGAGGCCGTGCACGAGGGCGCGCTGACGCGGCTGCGGCCGGTGCTG is from Bradyrhizobium xenonodulans and encodes:
- the ihpA gene encoding divalent metal ion exporter subunit IhpA, which gives rise to MSCRRTAARLACALAIFVGPSLTQQAHAQSLTMRAALSRALAASPRLTAAERDVGIATGQRIQAGALLNPELSYEQDNSFGSGNYRGTRSAETTVQISQAFELFGKRDARIAAGAAGIEVAAIQRKAVRLEVLSETAIAFLSVLSAQRRIQILDEQIAAIDRLTPLLRRRVEAGASSPAETGRAEVASALVKADRERFKATLASARRELAVLMGDPAAKFGEVSGRLDTTGRTPTFQSVVAAIDANPQLVRWTAIYAQRNAELLMARLRPYPDVRIAAGWRHFNETNDDAARLTVSVPIPVFDQNQGNILSAQESLAKTRAEREANRNTLIVVAGRAYDSLQGSLRELAVLRETAIPKATEASEAIAQGYGQGRFTLLEVLDAQASVTQARLREQEALQNFHAGVATIEGLVGNPFTLARESAR
- the ihpB gene encoding divalent metal ion exporter adaptor subunit IhpB, encoding MKTSSTILIAIVAAALGAYGTSLLAPAKVTHTEHAEHSEKKPNDHVEQDEHGADRIRISDVKLAAAGVVLAEAASATLTDTLSFNGILRANQEAVVQVTPRFPGLAKSILKRIGDKVGKDDLLAAIESNQSLTIYELKAPIAGTIIERQISLGEYASEQKPAFVVADLSTIWVDLSIYRQDLRRVRLNDEVLIDPDDGRGEIKGTISYMAPIGSSETQTALARVVLPNPDGRLRPGLFVTARLILAARNVAVAVRKSAIQTLENRTIVFVREDGDKIEARPVELGDSDPRHVEIKAGLSAGEHYVAENSFVVKAEMGKGEAEHD
- a CDS encoding efflux RND transporter permease subunit, producing MIERLIAVSLQQRWLVLVLALGAVALGAWNFQRLPIDAVPDITNVQVQINTRVPGYSPLETEQRITFPVETAMGGLPKLDYTRSLSRYGLSQVTVVFKDGTDIYFARQLVGERIQQVKDQLPAGVEVAMGPVSTGLGEIFMYTVEAKAGAKTQAGRDYSLTDLRTVQDWIIRPQLRNVPGVIEVNTIGGFERQFHVLPDPGKLMAYRLGFRDVMTALAANNANVGAGYIERNGEQYLVRSPGQVGNLSEIQDIVIGSRGGNPVRIRDVATVTEGRDLRTGAATRDGEETVLGTAMLLIGENSRTVARRVAARLEDIAKSLPDGVVTRTVYDRTDLVEATIRTVENNLLEGAALVVAVLFLILGNIRAALVVACVIPLSMAMTITGMVETKVSANLMSLGAIDFGIIVDGAVIIVENCLRMLAVAQREKGGLLTLSERLRAILRGSSEVIKPSLFGTLIIAVVYLPVLTLTGVEGKMFTPMALTVLMALGAAVLFSITFVPAAVAIFVTGKVSEHENLFMRMAKRAYLPLLRFAIDNRGAVAIMAAVIVVASGIAASRMGGEFIPSLDEGDVALASIRIPGTSLSQSLDLQKALEKRITQIPEVKEFFTRIGTAEVATDPMSPAQTDGYIMLKPRAEWPDPDRPKSEVIEAIDKAADDIPGSAYELSQPVQFRVNELISGVRSDVGIKVFGDDLDILQGAARQVEAAIRGIRGASDVKIEQVSGLPILTVRLDRQALARYGLSVGEVQGIVEIAVGGKSAGKLFEGDRRFDIVVRLPEHLRGNLDAIRAIPIPLPPSEDASAPIRTALAGSPLAQMRYVPLSSVATVDATPGPNQISRENGKRRIVVTTNVRARDLGSFVSEAEAAVAEKVKLPPGYWIGWGGQFEQLVSATKRLTIVVPVALLLVFLLLFMGMGSMADAALVFSGVPLALTGGIAALLLRGIPLSISAGVGFIALSGVAVLNGLVIIAFIERLRSEGRSVAEAVHEGALTRLRPVLMTALVASLGFVPMALATGAGAEVQRPLATVVIGGIISSTVLTLLVLPALYVLFRRDVANETPTMAPDLAASGER